The genomic segment CTAAGAACTAGAAGTTCTTAATTACTATTAAACGGGGACTTGGAGTCTAGCAATCATTGAACAGACTCCCAGAATATCTTTGTGTCTTAAGAAAGGACAAGTTATGGCAACTGAACAATTAGGCGAAATCGTTATCGCACCACGTGTCTTAGAAAAAATTATTGCTATTGCAACCGCTAAAGTAGATGGTGTTTACTCTTTCGCAAATAAAAGTATGTCTGATAACCTTGCAAAACGTTCTTTAGGACGTGGTGTCTATCTTCATACCGCCAGTGACGGCGAAGTAACTGTTGACATTTATTTATATTTAGAATACGGTGTAGGTGTTCCAGCGGTAGCAGTGGCTATTCAGAAAGCAGTGAAAAGTGCTGTTTCTGATATGGCAGAGGTTGAATTATCTGCAGTGAACATTCATGTAGCGGGTATTGTGCCTGAAAAAACACCAAAACCAGATTTAAAAGATTTGTTCGATGAGGATTTCCTCAATGACTGATGTACAACTGGAAGCAAGAAGAGAACTACGTGAACGTGCATTTCAAGCATTAATGAGTTTGGAATATGAAAAAGACATTGTAGAAGCGTGTCGTTTTGCATATCTCTATGATAAAGATATGACAAACGATTCTGATGTGGAACTTCCAGTCTTTTTATTGAACCTTGTCATGGGTGTTGAACAGTCTAAAAACGAGTTGGATGACAAGCTTAGCCAGTACCTAAAAGAAGGTTGGACTTTGGAACGTCTTACATTGATAGAAAAAAATATTCTTCGCTTGGGATTGTTTGAGATGACAGAGTTTAATACCCCTCAACTAGTCGCAATCAATGAAGCAATTGAGCTATCTAAGAAATTCTCAGATGAAAAATCGAGCAAGTTTATCAATGGTATTTTAAGTAAATTTGTTATAGAATAATTTTTAAGAAGAAATGAATATAGAATTGAGAGGACGAATTTCGTTCTCTCTTTTTCAATTTTTTCGCTGAACAGTTTCAGAAAACCTCTGAAGTTACAGGGATGCTGCTCACGAGACCCAGAAGAGATGCGCTAAGATAAAAAATAGATAGAAGAAAACCAAAGGTTTCTCCTTCATGCTATCCTTAAAAGGTAAGTAAAAAGAAGGAGAAGGAAATGGACTTCAAGGAGTTGTATGACAAGGTGAGAGGGATCGTACTGAAGTGTCGCCGGGAATATTATGTCCACCTGTGGGAGTTAAGTGATTGGGACCAAGAAGGGATGCTGGTCTTATATGAGTTGGTGAGTCGCTATCCGCAACTGGTAGAGTCAGAAAGTCGTCTCTATGTTTACTATAAGACCAAGTTCCGTAATCACATCAAGGACATCCTGCGCAAACAAGAAAGCCAAAAGCGCAAACTAGACCGTCAAGCTTATGAGGAAGTGAGCGAGATAGGTCACAAGCTCAGCCTGAAAGAACTCTATTTGGATGAATTGGTGATTCTCCGAGCCCAACTAAAGAGCTATCAAAAGCAGCTAAGTCCAGAGAAACAAGAACAGTATGAGCGCTTACTAGCAGATGAACGGTTTCAAGGACGCCAAGCGATGCTTCGGGAGTTACGGGCCTACTTACAAGATTACGATGAAAGAAAAAGCTAGAGGAAAATAAAAAAAGATGAAAAAAAGTATTGACAAGAAGAGGAGGAGGTGATATACTAAGATAGTTGTCGCTTGAGGGCGATAAAGACCTTTGAAAACTGAACAAGACGAACCAATGTGCAGGCGACTGTTGAGAGACAGTCCGTCAAACAAAAGAAAAATAAATCTGTCAGTGACAGAAATGAGTGAGAGCTCAAACTTTATATGAGAGTTTGATCCTGGCTCAGGACGAACGCTGGCGGCGTGCCTAATACATGCAAGTAGAACGCACAGGATGCACCGTAGTTTACTACACCGTATTCTGTGAGTTGCGAACGGGTGAGTAACGCGTAGGTAACCTGCCTGGTAGCGGGGGATAACTATTGGAAACGATAGCTAATACCGCATAAGAACATTTACTGCATGGTAGATGTTTAAAAGGTGCAAGAGCATCACTACCAGATGGACCTGCGTTGTATTAGCTAGTTGGTGAGGTAACGGCTCACCAAGGCAACGATACATAGCCGACCTGAGAGGGTGATCGGCCACACTGGGACTGAGACACGGCCCAGACTCCTACGGGAGGCAGCAGTAGGGAATCTTCGGCAATGGGGGGAACCCTGACCGAGCAACGCCGCGTGAGTGAAGAAGGTTTTCGGATCGTAAAGCTCTGTTGTTAAGGAAGAACGTGTGTGAGAGTGGAAAGTTCACACAGTGACGGTACTTAACCAGAAAGGGACGGCTAACTACGTGCCAGCAGCCGCGGTAATACGTAGGTCCCGAGCGTTGTCCGGATTTATTGGGCGTAAAGCGAGCGCAGGCGGTTAGATAAGTCTGAAGTGAAAGGCAGTGGCTCAACCATTGTAGGCTTTGGAAACTGTTTAACTTGAGTGCAGAAGGGGAGAGTGGAATTCCATGTGTAGCGGTGAAATGCGTAGATATATGGAGGAACACCGGTGGCGAAAGCGGCTCTCTGGTCTGTAACTGACGCTGAGGCTCGAAAGCGTGGGGAGCGAACAGGATTAGATACCCTGGTAGTCCACGCCGTAAACGATGAGTGCTAGGTGTTAGGTCCTTTCCGGGACTTAGTGCCGCAGCTAACGCATTAAGCACTCCGCCTGGGGAGTACGACCGCAAGGTTGAAACTCAAAGGAATTGACGGGGGCCCGCACAAGCGGTGGAGCATGTGGTTTAATTCGAAGCAACGCGAAGAACCTTACCAGGTCTTGACATCCCTCTGACCACTCTAGAGATAGAGTTTCCCTTCGGGGCAGAGGTGACAGGTGGTGCATGGTTGTCGTCAGCTCGTGTCGTGAGATGTTGGGTTAAGTCCCGCAACGAGCGCAACCCTTATTGTTAGTTGCCATCATTCAGTTGGGCACTCTAGCGAGACTGCCGGTAATAAACCGGAGGAAGGTGGGGATGACGTCAAATCATCATGCCCCTTATGACCTGGGCTACACACGTGCTACAATGGCTGGTACAACGAGTCGCAAGCCGGTGACGGCAAGCTAATCTCTGAAAGCCAGTCTCAGTTCGGATTGTAGGCTGCAACTCGCCTACATGAAGTCGGAATCGCTAGTAATCGCGGATCAGCACGCCGCGGTGAATACGTTCCCGGGCCTTGTACACACCGCCCGTCACACCACGAGAGTTTGTAACACCCGAAGTCGGTGAGGTAACCGTAAGGAGCCAGCCGCCTAAGGTGGGATAGATGATTGGGGTGAAGTCGTAACAAGGTAGCCGTATCGGAAGGTGCGGCTGGATCACCTCCTTTCTAAGGAAAAATCGGAAGCCATTGAGTTCGTTTTGTTTAGTTTTGAGAGGTCTTGTGGGGCCTTAGCTCAGCTGGGAGAGCGCCTGCTTTGCACGCAGGAGGTCAGCGGTTCGATCCCGCTAGGCTCCATTATCTAGGATGCAAAGAAATGAGATTCTTGTTCAACTAGATAAGATAGGATAGGTGTTCAACGGGTAAAGAAGTTGAACACGAACCTAATTAGCCCATTGAAAATTGAATAACGATATCAAATAGTAACAAGAAAATAAACCGAAACGCTGTGAATATTAATGAGTTTATGACTGAAAGGTCAAAATAAGGTTAAGTTAGTAAGGGCGCACGGTGGATGCCTTGGCACTAGGAGCCGAAGAAGGACGTGACAAACGACGAAATGCCTTGGGGAGCTGTAAGTAAGCGTAGATCCAGGGATGTCCGAATGGGGGAACCCAACAGGTACTACCTGTTACCCATATCTGTTAAGGATATGAGGAGGAAGACGCAGTGAACTGAAACATCTAAGTAGCTGCAGGAAGAGAAAGCAAAAGCGATTGCCTAAGTAGCGGCGAGCGAAAGGGCAGGAGGGCAAACCGAAGAGTTTACTCTTCGGGGTTGTAGGACTGCGAAGTGGACGTAAAGATTATAGAAGAAGACCTTGGGAAAGGTTGCCAGAGAGAGTAATAGCCTCGTATTTAAAATAGTCTTTATACCTAGCAGGATCCTGAGTACGGCGAGACACGTGGAATCTCGTCGGAATCTGGGAGGACCATCTCCCAACCCTAAATACTCCCTAGTGACCGATAGTGAACCAGTACCGTGAGGGAAAGGTGAAAAGCACCCCGGGAGGGGAGTGAAAGAGAACCTGAAACCGTGTGCCTACAACAAGTTCGAGCCCGTTAATGGGTGAGAGCGTGCCTTTTGTAGAATGAACCGGCGAGTTACGTTATGATGCGAGGTTAAGTTGAAGAGACGGAGCCGTAGGGAAACCGAGTCTGAAAAGGGCGACTTAGTATCATGATGTAGACCCGAAACCATGTGACCTACCCATGAGCAGGTTGAAGGTGCGGTAAAACGCACTGGAGGACCGAACCAGGGCACGTTGAAAAGTGCTTGGATGACTTGTGGGTAGCGGAGAAATTCCAAACGAACTTGGAGATAGCTGGTTCTCTCCGAAATAGCTTTAGGGCTAGCGTCGACATGAAGATTCTTGGAGGTAGAGCACTGTTTGGGTGAGGGGTCCATCCCGGATTACCAATCTCAGATAAACTCCGAATGCCAAAGAATTATGGTCGGCAGTCAGACTGCGAGTGCTAAGATCCGTAGTCGAAAGGGAAACAGCCCAGACCACCAGCTAAGGTCCCCAAATAATTGTTAAGTGGAAAAGGATGTGGGGTTGCACAGACAACTAGGATGTTAGCTTAGAAGCAGCTATTCATTCAAAGAGTGCGTAATAGCTCACTAGTCGAGTGACCCTGCGCCGAAAATGTACCGGGGCTAAAACAATTTACCGAAGCTGTGGATACCTTTATAGGTATGGTAGGAGAGCGTTCTATGTGTGGCGAAGGTGTACCGTGAGGAGCACTGGAACGCATAGAAGTGAGAATGCCGGTATGAGTAGCGCAAGATGGGTGAGAATCCCATCCACCGTAAGACTAAGGTTTCCAGGGGAAGGCTCGTCCGCCCTGGGTTAGTCGGGACCTAAGGAGAGACCGAAAGGTGTATCCGATGGCCAACAGGTAGAGATTCCTGTACTAGAGTATAGAGTGAAGGAGGGACGCAGAAGGCTAACTCAAGCGTGCGAATGGAAGAGCACGTCTAAGCAGTGAGGCGTGGTATGAGTCAAATGCTTATATCTGTAACGTTGAGCTGTGATGGGGAGCGAAGTTTAGTAGCGAAGTGAGTGATGTCACCCTGCCAAGAAAAGCTTCTAGCATTAATCTATATTCTACCCGTACCGCAAACCGACACAGGTAGTCGAGGCGAGTAGCCTCAGGTGAGCGAGAGAACTCTCGTTAAGGAACTCGGCAAAATGACCCCGTAACTTCGGGAGAAGGGGTGCTCAGTTTAACTGAGCCGCAGTGAATAGGCCCAAGCAACTGTTTATCAAAAACACAGCTCTCTGCTAAATCGTAAGATGATGTATAGGGGGTGACGCCTGCCCGGTGCTGGAAGGTTAAGAGGAGTGCTTAGCGGTAACGCGAAGGTATGAATTGAAGCCCCAGTAAACGGCGGCCGTAACTATAACGGTCCTAAGGTAGCGAAATTCCTTGTCGGGTAAGTTCCGACCCGCACGAAAGGCGTAATGATTTGGGCACTGTCTCAACGAGAGACTCGGTGAAATTTTAGTACCTGTGAAGATGCAGGTTACCCGCGACAGGACGGAAAGACCCCATGGAGCTTTACTGCAGTTTGATATTGAGTGTCTGTACCACATGTACAGGATAGGTAGGAGCCAATGAGATCGGGACGCCAGTTTCGATGGAGGCGATGTTGGGATACTACCCTTGTGTTATGGCCACTCTAACCCGGTAGGTTGATCATCTACGGAGACAGTGTCTGACGGGCAGTTTGACTGGGGCGGTCGCCTCCTAAAGAGTAACGGAGGCGCCCAAAGGTTCCCTCAGATTGGTTGGAAATCAATCGTAGAGTGTAAAGGTAGAAGGGAGCTTGACTGCGAGAGCTACAACTCGAGCAGGGACGAAAGTCGGGCTTAGTGATCCGGTGGTACCGTATGGAAGGGCCATCGCTCAACGGATAAAAGCTACCCTGGGGATAACAGGCTTATCTCCCCCAAGAGTTCACATCGACGGGGAGGTTTGGCACCTCGATGTCGGCTCGTCGCATCCTGGGGCTGTAGTCGGTCCCAAGGGTTGGGCTGTTCGCCCATTAAAGCGGCACGCGAGCTGGGTTCAGAACGTCGTGAGACAGTTCGGTCCCTATCCGTCGCGGGCGAAGGAAATTTGAGAGGATCTGCTCCTAGTACGAGAGGACCAGAGTGGACTTACCGCTGGTGTACCAGTTGTTCTGCCAAGAGCATCGCTGGGTAGCTATGTAGGGAAGGGATAAACGCTGAAAGCATCTAAGTGTGAAACCCACCTCAAGATGAGATTTCCCATGATTTTATATCAGTAAGAGCCCTGAGAGAAGATCAGGTAGATAGGTTAGGAGTGGAAGTTGTGTGAGCAATGGAGCGGACTAATACTAATAGCTCGAGGACTTATCCTAGATTAGTTACTAAGGGTGTAAAATCCACTTGAGAAATAGGGAATGGGAGTAGTGTTCGATGAACACCAGACCATTTATCTTTTTTCCAAGGATTTAACCCGAGTACAATTTTATTGAGAACACAGAATGTTTAGTTTATGCTTGAAACGATTTGAGAGCGTTATTCAATTTTGAGTGGACGAAATATCCAGTGGATGTTTTGGCTTGGGAGATAGAGGAAGCGAAGCTTTTGACCGAGTCCATTCATATAGTTAAGTGACGATAGCCTAGGAGATACACCTGTACCCATGCCGAACACAGCAGTTAAGCCCTAGAACGCCGGAAGTAGTTGGGGGTTGCCCCCTGTGAGATAAGGTAGTCGCTTAGCATTTATCCGGCATAGCTCAGTTGGTAGTAGCGCATGACTGTTAATCATGATGTCGTAGGTTCGAGTCCTACTGCCGGAGTTGTATATGATTAGAAATCTTGTTTAAACAAGATTTCTTTTATTATGTGTTCTTTGTCTGTCTGGGTCTGTGAGGCGGAAGATAAATATCTTCCGCTATGCGGGTGCGTATCAAAGGTTATACCTAAAGAACTCCAAACACCCTACAATAACGGTGCTCAAGCCTACCGTAAAGTAAAGGGAGAAAAATATGATACAAAAGGCACATAGTTTATCACACAAAGTGGAATTGTAAAGCTTGTTACTTTCTCTTCTTTATTTTTTATGGTTCTTGTATAATGTAGCTAAGATATTTCAATGGTAATAAAAATTGACTCTATCATGACTGTCATGATAGAGTCAATTTTATGCAAAAAATGCTTTGTATAGTGCTTTAATAGCTGCTTTTTCTTGTTCGGAATTGATAACAATCATGATTGAAACTTCACTAGATCCTTGTGAAATCATTTGGATATTAATGTGATTATCTGATAATGCTTTTGTTGCGGTAGCAGTCAAACCAATGTGACTTTTCATTTTTTCGCCGACAATCATAATGATTGAAAGATCATGTTCAATTTCTGCGTGGTCGACCTCTAATTTTAGTCTTAATTGGCGAAGAATCTCCTCTTCTTTAATGGGGGTCAACTCACGATCCCGAAGAATAATAGATAGGTCATCGATACCAGTAGGCATGTGCTCCCAACGGATATTTAGATCTTCCAATATTTGCAAAACTTTTCTACCAAAACCTATTTCACGGTTCATGAGGTATTTAGACATGTTGATGCTGGTGAAATGGGCATCTGCAGCGATACCTACCACAGGAATATCCCCGTTGCTATGCTTTAAAACAATTCTCGTTCCAGGATGAGTAGGGTTATTTGTATTTTTAATAACGAGTGGAATTTTTCCGCGGTAAGCTGGAATGAGTGCTTCATCATGTAATACAGTAAAACCTGCATAAGCTAATTCACGCATTTCACGATAGGTTAATTCTGGAATGGAATGTGGCATGTGAATAATGCCAGGATGAGCTGCGAAAATACCATCAACATCTGTAAAATTTTCATAAAGATCAGCTTTTACACCTGCAGCAATAATGGAGCCAGTAATATCAGACCCACCACGTGAAAAAGTGCAAATCTGGTCGTCTTTTGTTACTCCAAAGAATCCTGGTATAATCAATACTTCATCAGCTTCATTTAATTCTTCGATTTTATCATAACTGGAGGGGAGAAGTCGCGCATTTCCTGGTTCACTGGACACAATAAGTCCTGCTTCTCTGGGATGAACATAACGTGCATTTATCCCATTTTGGGAAAAATAGGCTGCAATAAGTTTCGCATTATTATTTTCACCTGCAGCAAGAAAAGTATCATATAGGAATTTATTATTTTCGATAGGAAGGCTTGCGAGCTTTTGGATACTTTTTGAAATTCTTTCTAGAATATTTGGCTTGAGCTCCAGTTCTATCGCCATGTCTTGATAGCGATGAATAATCCATTGTTGATGTTTTGTTACGTCATTACCAGCAACATGGTCTCGATAATATTTAATGAGGGCATCTGTTACCTTTGTATCTTGCGCGTTTCGTTTTCCGGGAGCAGATACAATCACAAAACGCCGTTCAGAATCTTCTTTGATAATCTGTAATACTTTTGCTAATTGGGTAGCAGAGGCAAGTGAGCTTCCTCCAAATTTAACAACTTTCATAACTTCTCCTATTGACTAATTGTTTAAATTATAGCAAAATTCTGAACTTTTTTCAAATTTACCTTCCCTCCTTGCAAAAGCAATTATTTTATGCTAGAATGTAATCGCATTATTTGATAGTCAAATAATTTAATTTACAAAGAAAATAATTGTCGGAGGCAATTAAATGCAATTTGAAAATATTTTATATAGTGTTAATGACGGTGTTGCAACATTGACTTTGAATCGCCCAGAGGTTTCCAATGGGTTTAATGTTCCCATGTGTGAAGAAATTTTAAGAGCGATAAAAATGGTTTCTGGAGATGAATTGGTTCAAATATTGCTAATTAATGCAAATGGAAAAGTGTTTTCTGTTGGAGGGGATTTGGCAGAAATGCAGCGTGCGGTGGAGGCAGATGATATTCAGTCTTTGGTAAAAATCGCTGAATTGGTAAATGAAATTTCTTACTCAATGAAACAATTACCTAAACCGATCATTATGAGTGTGGATGGACCAGTTGCTGGTGCAGCAGCTAATATGGTAGTAGCTGCGGATTTCTGTATTGCGACGGAGCGTTCTCGTTTTATTCAAGCTTTTGTGGGAGTAGGTCTCTCTCCGGATGCGGGAGGATTGTATTTGCTTGCAAGAGCGATCGGTGTGACGAGAGCAACTCAATTAGTGATGACAGGTGAGGCATTGAATGCTGAAAAGGCCTTGGATTATGGGCTGTTGTATAAGGTTTGTGAAGTTGAAAAATTAGGTAACGTGACAAGTCAGTTGATTAAGAAATTAAAGCGACATTCTATAAATTCCTACCAAGCTATTAAGGAGTTGATATGGGAGAGTATGTTTGCAGGTTGGCAAAAATATGCTGATTTGGAATTAAAATTGCAGAAATCTCTCGCTTTTACAGAGGATTTTAAAGAAGGAGTTCGAGCCTATGCAGAAAAACGTCGTCCTAAATTTTCTGGGAAGTAAAAAAGTAGTTGCAATTTATTTTGATATCTGATATACTTTTTTAGTCAAATGTTTTGATGATAAAAGTTTTTTGTTAGAGGAGGATAGATTTTTGGATTACCAATTGGTCAATGATTATTTAACGTCTATTTTCAATAATGTATTGGTTATTGAAGAATCTAGTTTGAGAGGCAGTCGCTTCAAGGATATCTCTATCAAAGAAATGCATACGATTGATGTGGTTGGAAAGAATCCCAATGCAACCCCTAGCAGTGTTGCGAAGGAATTGATGGTGACATTAGGAACCGTAACAACTAGTTTAAACAACCTTGAAAGAAAAGGTTATATTGAACGAACACGTTCGGAAGTTGATCGCCGTGTGGTTCATCTAAATTTGACAAAAAATGGCCGACTGATTTATCGTTTGCATAGACGATTCCACAAGAGAATGGTTGAGAGAATCATAGACGGAATGGACAGCAATGAGATGGAAGTGATGGGGAAAGGGCTAACTAATCTGTATCATTTTCTAGAGGATTTGAAATAATGAATTATGCTAAAATTAGTCAAGTTGCTCATTATGCTCCGAGTCAGGTGGTTACAAATGATGATTTGACAAAAATCATGGATACGAGCGATGAATGGATATCCAGTCGAACAGGAATAAAGCGTCGACATCTGTCACGAACGGAGTCAACGAGTGATCTGGCTACTAAAGTGGCAAATCAATTGTTGAAAAAGGCGAACATTAATGCAAATGAGCTTGATTTTATCATTGTGGCAACTATTACCCCAGACTCTATGATGCCTTCAACGGCTGCACGAGTTCAAGCAAATATTGGCGCCCATCATGCCTTTGCGTTTGATTTGACAGCAGCTTGTAGCGGCTTTATTTTTGCCCTGTCGATGGCTGAGAAGTTAATTTCCTCAGGTCGTTATCAGAAAGGTCTTGTTATAGGAAGTGAAACTTTATCAAAAGTCCTTGACTGGTCTGATCGATCAACTGCGGTTCTTTTCGGTGATGGTGCTGGAGGAGTGCTTCTTGAAAGTTCCTCGAAACAGCATTTTCTCGCTGAAAGTCAATTTACGGATGGTTCGCGTGGGGAAAGCTTGACTTGTGGTAAATATGGTTTGTCCTCACCTTATTCCGAAAAGAAAGAAGCGGCACTATATTTAACGATGGATGGTCGTAAAATTTTTGATTTTGCTATTCGAGATGTGGCAGCTTCTATTAAAGACACGATTGAATCCAGTAATGTTCAAGTAGAGGATATTGACTATTTACTATTACATCAGGCCAATATTCGTATTTTAGATAAAATAGCGAAAAAAATTGGTGTAGCTAGGGAAAAACTTCCTGCGAATATGATGGAATATGGGAATACGAGTGCGGCAAGTATTCCAATTCTTTTATCTGAGTGTGTTGAAAAGGGGTTCATTCATCTTGATGGCAGCCAAACAGTTTTGCTATCAGGATTTGGTGGAGGTTTGACATGGGGCACACTTATTGTTACAATTTAGTTATTATGTGGTAATCACATGAATATAAATATTTATTTTTAAAGGAGTCTATCATGGCAGTATTTGAAAAAGTACAAGAAATTATTGTGGAAGAACTTGGCAAAGAACCTTCAGAAGTTACTCTTGAGTCAACTTTTGATGACCTTGACGCAGATTCATTGGATTTGTTCCAAGTTATCTCAGAAATTGAGGATGCATTCGATATTCAAATTGAAACCGAAGAAGGATTGAACACAGTTGGTGACTTAGTTGCCTATGTTGAAGAAAAAACAAAATAAAAAGTTGAAACGGGGCTGAGATAAGATTCTCGCCCTCTTTTGAAAAAAGTATTGAGGTAGGCAGTGAAGTTAACTGTATAACCGATTTGCTTGAGAAAAAAGAACAGTAAAGAGTTAATTTTGTCGGAGTGGGATAATGAAGTCTATAGTTGGATGATATGTTCCGCTCCCTCTTGTTTAGGTAATAGTTTGATTTTCAAAGTATACAAGTGCTTGAATTGAAAGAATTGAGCCATTACTTAAGCAACATGTAAGGAGGTATTATGCAAACACGTGTCACAGAATTGTTAAATATTAAATATCCTATTTTTCAGGGTGGGATGGCCTGGGTTGCTGATGGTGATTTAGCTGGGGCTGTATCTAAAGCTGGAGGTCTTGGAATTATTGGTGGTGGTAATGCACCAAAAGAAGTTGTTAAAGCTAATATTGATAAGATTAAATCATTAACAGACAAGCCTTTTGGCGTGAATATTATGCTGTTGTCTCCTTTTGTGGAAGATATTGTTGATTTGGTCATTGAAGAAGGTGTCAAGGTTGTGACAACTGGTGCAGGAAATCCAAGTAAATATATGCAACGATTTCATGACGCTGGGATTACAGTCATTCCAGTGGTACCAAGTGTAGCATTGGCTAAGCGAATGAAAAAAATTGGCGCAGATGCAGTTATTGCTGAAGGGATGGAAGCAGGAGGTCATATCGGAAAATTAACGACTATGACACTGGTTCGTCAGGTTGTTGAAGCAATTGATATCCCTGTGATTGCAGCAGGAGGGATTGCAGATGGTCGTGGTGCAGCTGCAGGCTTTATGCTTGGTGCAGAAGCTGTGCAAGTGGGTACACGTTTTGTTGTCGCAAAAGAGTCAAATGCACATCAAAATTATAAAAATATGAT from the Streptococcus constellatus subsp. constellatus genome contains:
- a CDS encoding sigma-70 family RNA polymerase sigma factor: MDFKELYDKVRGIVLKCRREYYVHLWELSDWDQEGMLVLYELVSRYPQLVESESRLYVYYKTKFRNHIKDILRKQESQKRKLDRQAYEEVSEIGHKLSLKELYLDELVILRAQLKSYQKQLSPEKQEQYERLLADERFQGRQAMLRELRAYLQDYDERKS
- the fabT gene encoding fatty acid biosynthesis transcriptional regulator FabT produces the protein MDYQLVNDYLTSIFNNVLVIEESSLRGSRFKDISIKEMHTIDVVGKNPNATPSSVAKELMVTLGTVTTSLNNLERKGYIERTRSEVDRRVVHLNLTKNGRLIYRLHRRFHKRMVERIIDGMDSNEMEVMGKGLTNLYHFLEDLK
- the fabK gene encoding enoyl-[acyl-carrier-protein] reductase FabK translates to MQTRVTELLNIKYPIFQGGMAWVADGDLAGAVSKAGGLGIIGGGNAPKEVVKANIDKIKSLTDKPFGVNIMLLSPFVEDIVDLVIEEGVKVVTTGAGNPSKYMQRFHDAGITVIPVVPSVALAKRMKKIGADAVIAEGMEAGGHIGKLTTMTLVRQVVEAIDIPVIAAGGIADGRGAAAGFMLGAEAVQVGTRFVVAKESNAHQNYKNMILKARDIDTTISAQHFGHAVRALKNKLTREFDQAEKDAFKQENPDLTVFENLGAGALANAVVRGDVEYGSVMSGQIAGLVSKEETVEEILKDIYYGAAEVIQKEASRWAGVTRND
- a CDS encoding enoyl-CoA hydratase; protein product: MQFENILYSVNDGVATLTLNRPEVSNGFNVPMCEEILRAIKMVSGDELVQILLINANGKVFSVGGDLAEMQRAVEADDIQSLVKIAELVNEISYSMKQLPKPIIMSVDGPVAGAAANMVVAADFCIATERSRFIQAFVGVGLSPDAGGLYLLARAIGVTRATQLVMTGEALNAEKALDYGLLYKVCEVEKLGNVTSQLIKKLKRHSINSYQAIKELIWESMFAGWQKYADLELKLQKSLAFTEDFKEGVRAYAEKRRPKFSGK
- a CDS encoding Asp23/Gls24 family envelope stress response protein, with the protein product MATEQLGEIVIAPRVLEKIIAIATAKVDGVYSFANKSMSDNLAKRSLGRGVYLHTASDGEVTVDIYLYLEYGVGVPAVAVAIQKAVKSAVSDMAEVELSAVNIHVAGIVPEKTPKPDLKDLFDEDFLND
- a CDS encoding aspartate kinase, which translates into the protein MKVVKFGGSSLASATQLAKVLQIIKEDSERRFVIVSAPGKRNAQDTKVTDALIKYYRDHVAGNDVTKHQQWIIHRYQDMAIELELKPNILERISKSIQKLASLPIENNKFLYDTFLAAGENNNAKLIAAYFSQNGINARYVHPREAGLIVSSEPGNARLLPSSYDKIEELNEADEVLIIPGFFGVTKDDQICTFSRGGSDITGSIIAAGVKADLYENFTDVDGIFAAHPGIIHMPHSIPELTYREMRELAYAGFTVLHDEALIPAYRGKIPLVIKNTNNPTHPGTRIVLKHSNGDIPVVGIAADAHFTSINMSKYLMNREIGFGRKVLQILEDLNIRWEHMPTGIDDLSIILRDRELTPIKEEEILRQLRLKLEVDHAEIEHDLSIIMIVGEKMKSHIGLTATATKALSDNHINIQMISQGSSEVSIMIVINSEQEKAAIKALYKAFFA
- a CDS encoding beta-ketoacyl-ACP synthase III, translating into MNYAKISQVAHYAPSQVVTNDDLTKIMDTSDEWISSRTGIKRRHLSRTESTSDLATKVANQLLKKANINANELDFIIVATITPDSMMPSTAARVQANIGAHHAFAFDLTAACSGFIFALSMAEKLISSGRYQKGLVIGSETLSKVLDWSDRSTAVLFGDGAGGVLLESSSKQHFLAESQFTDGSRGESLTCGKYGLSSPYSEKKEAALYLTMDGRKIFDFAIRDVAASIKDTIESSNVQVEDIDYLLLHQANIRILDKIAKKIGVAREKLPANMMEYGNTSAASIPILLSECVEKGFIHLDGSQTVLLSGFGGGLTWGTLIVTI
- the nusB gene encoding transcription antitermination factor NusB, yielding MTDVQLEARRELRERAFQALMSLEYEKDIVEACRFAYLYDKDMTNDSDVELPVFLLNLVMGVEQSKNELDDKLSQYLKEGWTLERLTLIEKNILRLGLFEMTEFNTPQLVAINEAIELSKKFSDEKSSKFINGILSKFVIE
- a CDS encoding acyl carrier protein, translating into MAVFEKVQEIIVEELGKEPSEVTLESTFDDLDADSLDLFQVISEIEDAFDIQIETEEGLNTVGDLVAYVEEKTK